CCGGCCCCCGCTCGTTGGAGGGCACCGGACCCGAGTACGGCACCGCGCTCTCCCCGGCCACCGGCGCCATCGTCGCCGCCTGGGACGTCGACTTCGAGGTCGCGCCCGGTGAGGCGCTCGGCATCATCGGCGAGTCGGGCTCCGGCAAGTCCACCGTGATGCGCTGCGTCGCGGGCGACGAGCAGGCCACCGCGGGGCACATCGCGCTGCGCGGCGTGGCGGACGGCACCGTCAACCTCCGCGATCTGACGCCCGCCGAGCGCCGAGGGCTGCGCCTCAAGCCGCTCGCCGCCGTCTACCAGGACCCCGCCGCCGGCCTCAACCTGGACATCACGGCGGGCGGCAACATCGCCGACCCGCTGACGGCGGCCGGCTGGCGCAACTACGCCCGCATCCGGGACCGCGCCGCCGAACTGCTGAGCCGGGTCGAGGTTCCGCTGTCGCGCATGGACGACCGGGTGCGGACCTTCTCGGGCGGCATGCGGCAGCGTGTGCAGATCGCCAAGGCGCTGGCCAACGACCCGTCCGTGCTGCTCCTGGACGAGCCGACCACGGGGCTCGACGCCTCCGTCGCGGCCGGAGTGCTCGACCTGCTGCGGACGCTGCTCGCTCAGACCGGGGTGGCGGCGGTCGTCGTCTCGCACGACTTCGGCGTGATCGAGATGCTCACCCGCCGCGTCCTGGTGATGCAGCACGGCCGGGTCGTCGAGGCCGGACTGACGGACCAGCTCCTGGAGGACCCGCAACACCCGTACAGCCAGCGGCTCGTCAGTGCCGCGAGGGGATGAACGCACGATGGCGCGAGGGGATGAGGCCACGATGAACGCGACGCCGGCGATGGCCACCGGATCAGGCCCGGCGGCGAGCGACCCGGGCGGGCTGCCCGAGGACACCGTCCTGTCGGTGCGCGGGCTCCGCAAGGACTTCACGCTGCACACCGTCGACGGCCGCGTCGTCGAGGCGCTGCACGGTGTGGACGTGGACGTGGCGGCCGGCGAGCACGTCGCGCTCGCGGGCACCTCGGGCGCCGGCAAGTCGACGCTGCTGCGGTGCGTCTACCGCACGTACCTCTCCGGCGGCGGCGGCATCCTCTTCCGCACCTCGCGGGGCACCACCGTGGACCTCGCGACGCTGCCCGACGCCGAGGTGGCCGATCTGCGCGGCAGGGAGATCGGGTACGTCTCGCAGTTCCTGCGGCCGGGGCCGCGCCGCTCGGTGATCGACGTCGTCACCGCCTCGGGCATCGCCCGGGGCATGGACCGCCCGGCGGCGCGGGACGCGGCGGCCGGCGCGCTGCGCGGGGTCGGCATCGCCGAGCGGCTGTGGGACACCCACGCCACCGTGCTCTCCGGCGGGCAGAAGCAGCGGGTCAACGTCGCCGCGGGCACCGTCTCGCCGCCCCGGCTGCTGTTGCTCGACGAGCCCGTCTCGGCCCTCGACCCGGTCAACCGGGCCGCCGTCCTCGCCACCATCGCCCGCCTGGGCGAGCGCGGCACCGCCGTGCTCTCCGTCTTCCACGACCTGGACGCCATCGAGCGCTTCGCCACCCGCGTGGTGGTCCTCGGCGGGGGCCGGGTCCTCGCGAGCGGCCCCCCGCAATCGATCCTGCACGATCCGAACCTGCCCCTGGAGGTGGCTCGATGAGCCGGTACGTGTTCTCCCACGCGAGGGCCGTGCTGCCCGACCGCGTGCTCGACGACGCGCTGCTCGTGGCCGAGGACGGCCTGATCACCGAGGTGGGACCGGCCACCCCCGGCCAGGTGCCCGCCGAGGCCGTCGACCTGCGCGGCGCGCTGCTGCTGCCCGGCATCGTCGACACCCACAGCGACGCCCTGGAGAAGGAGCAGCGGCCCCGCCCCACCGTGCGCTTCCCCGCCGCCTTCGCCGTCGCCAGCTACGAGGGCAGGGTGCGCGCCGCCGGCGTGACCACGATGTTCCACGCGATCAGCTACCAGACCAACGAGGCCAAGGACCGCACCATCGAGCGCTCCCTGGGCCTCGGCACCGCCGTGCGGGAACGCGCCGCCTCGGGGACGGCCCTGATCGACCACCGCAAGCTGCACCGCCTGGACGCCCGCGACGCCGCGGCGCTGGACGTGCTGATGGACACCCTCGCCGAGCCCGCGGAGGCCGGCGACGTGCCGCCGCTGGTGTCGTACGAGGACCACACCCCCGGGCAGGGACAGTTCAGCGACCTGTCGGTGTTCCGCAAGGTGGTCGCGGAGCAGGAGAAGATCAGCGAGGAGGCCGCGGGGGCCCGCATCGAGCAGCGCATCGCCGACCGTGACAGGACCATCGCCCAGCGCGAGCGGACCCTCGCCTTCCTGGGCCGGGAGGCGAAGGCGGGCCGGATACGGCTGCTGGCCCACGACGTGGTGAGCGCCGCCGAGCTTGCCGAGGTGCGGGAGTCGGGCGCGGCCGTGGCGGAGTTCCCGACCACCCTGGAGGCGGCCCGGGCGGCGAAGGCGGCCGGCATGCCCGTCGTCGCCGGCGCGCCGAACGTCCTGCGCGGCGGCTCGCACAGCGGCAACGTCAGCGCGGTCGACCTGGTCTGTGCCGGCCTCGTCGACAACCTCTCCAGCGACTACATGCCGACGACGCTGCTGGCCGCCGCCTACCACCTGGCCCACCACGGCGTGCTGCCGCTGCCCGCGGCCGTGGGGCTCGTCACATCCGGTGCGGCCCGTACCGCGGGTCTCGGCGACCGGGGCGCGCTGGTGCCCGGGCAGCGCGCCGACCTGATCGCGGTGACGGGCGACGTGCACCAGCAGACCGTCCGCTTCACCCTCCTCGCGGAGGAGTCACGCGCGGCCGAGCGGCCGCCGGTGACCGGTTACCTGACGGCCGCCGCCGACGCCGGGTGAGCGACCGGACCCACCCGCTCACCTGGCCCGTCACCCGCTCCCGGGCCGACGTGGGCCGGTGGGCCGGGCGGCCTCCTGGACGTCGCGGCCATGACAACCGGCTATCGTCGATCGCGCTGGTCGGCCGTTAGGCATTCGCAATGTATGGATCGTGTAGGGCAGGGCAGCGGCAGTCCCAGTAGCAAACAAAGGCCTACGACCTCACAACGGTGGGTGTCAGATCAGGGATGGTGCGATGGCCACGATCACGAACACTTCGGAGGGGACCCCGGAGCAACCGGCGCTACGCAGAGACATGGGCCGTATCAGCCTGCTCTTCGCGGGCGTGGGATCGATCATCGGGTCCGGCTGGCTCTTCGGTGCGCTGAACGCGGCGAAGATAGCCGGACCCGCGTCGATCTTCTCGTGGGCGATAGCCGCGGTGATGATTCTCCTCATCGGACTGTGTTTCGCCGAGTTGGGTACGATGTTTCCGCTTTCGGGAGGTGTGGTGCGTTTTCCACACCTCTCTTTTGGTTCCTTCGCCAGCTACACCATGGGATGGATCACCTGGATCGCCGCCGCGACCGTGGCGCCGATCGAGGTCGAGGGTGCTCTCCAGTACGCCACTAAATGGGCGCATTTCACTGATTTTCATGAGGCGAACGGCGCGTACACGCTGACCGCGGTGGGCTACGTGGTCGCGGTGATCGCGATGGCCTTCTTCGTGCTGCTGAACTACTACGGCATCCGCTGGTTCGCCCGCGTCAACAACGTCCTGGTCTGGTGGAAGCTGCTCGCCATCGTCCTGGTCATCGTGGCCTTCTTCGTGACCGCGTTCCACGGCCACAACATCGGCGCCAAGGAGTTCGGAGGCTTCACCCCGGGCGGCGCCAAGGGCATCTTCACGGCGATATCCACCGCCGGCATCACCTTCTCGTTCCTCGGCTTCCGCCAGGGCGTGGAGCTGGCGGGGGAGACCGACAACCCGCGGCGCAACGTACCGTTCGCGGTCATCGGCTCCGTGCTGCTCACCGGCGTGATCTACATCCTGCTGGAGGTGGCCTTCCTCGGCGCCGTCCCGACGGGCGACCTCGCGCATTCCCACGGCTGGCTCAACCTGACGTTCGCGAACGACTTCGGCCCGCTGGCCGCGATCTCCAGCGCCATCGGCCTCGGCTGGCTGGCCTACATCCTCTACGTGGACGCGGTGATCTCGCCGGCCGACACCGGCCTGATCTACACCACGGTCACGGCCCGCATCTCCTACGCGATGGCGCGCAACCGCAACGCCCCCGCGGCCCTCGCGAAGACCACGTCCAAGGGCGCCCCGCTGGTCAGCCTGATCGTGACCTTCGTCCTCGGCCTGATCGTCTTCCTGCCCTTCCCGAGCTGGCAGGAACTGGTCGGGTTCATCACCTCGGCGACCGTGCTGTCGTTCGGCTCGGGGCCGCTGGTGCTGGCCGTCATGCGCCGCCAGATCCCCGAGCACGACCGCCCGTACCGGATCCCGGGCGGCGACATCATCCCGTTCCTCGCGCTCTACTCGTCGAACCTGATCGTGTACTGGGCCGGCTGGAACACCAACTACAAGCTGTTCGCCACCATCGGCATCGGCTTCGTCCTGCTCGCGGTCTTCCAGGTCCTGGACAAGGGCCAGGCCCCGAAGATGGACTGGAAGGCGGGCGCGACCTGGGTCCTGCCGTGGCTGGCCGGCCTGGTCGCGATCAGCTGGCTCGGCGACTACGACGGCGGCACCGGCGTGATCGGCTTCGGCTGGGGCTTCGTGGCCAACCTGGTGCTGACCGCGATCGTCTACTTCCTGGCGCTCCGGGTGCCGCTGTCGCGCGAGCGGGTGCTGGAGAACATCGAGGAGGCGAAGGCGGAGGCCCGCCAGGAGGAGGCGGCCCTGGGCGAGGCTCCCTGACAGGTCCTCACCACCGCCGGCCCGGATCGGGTCCCGGCCTCACGAGCGGGCCCCGGCCCCCCCAAGGGGGGGGGCCGGGGCCCGCTCGGTTCGGTCGCCGAAAGGCGCCGGGAGGCCCCGGCCGGCGTCTTTCGGCGCCGTGACCGCGGTG
The nucleotide sequence above comes from Streptomyces sp. TS71-3. Encoded proteins:
- a CDS encoding ATP-binding cassette domain-containing protein, with protein sequence MNASATDTTTAPAPAAIRPGWALKVSGLGRIYGDPGPRSLEGTGPEYGTALSPATGAIVAAWDVDFEVAPGEALGIIGESGSGKSTVMRCVAGDEQATAGHIALRGVADGTVNLRDLTPAERRGLRLKPLAAVYQDPAAGLNLDITAGGNIADPLTAAGWRNYARIRDRAAELLSRVEVPLSRMDDRVRTFSGGMRQRVQIAKALANDPSVLLLDEPTTGLDASVAAGVLDLLRTLLAQTGVAAVVVSHDFGVIEMLTRRVLVMQHGRVVEAGLTDQLLEDPQHPYSQRLVSAARG
- a CDS encoding ATP-binding cassette domain-containing protein, with amino-acid sequence MNATPAMATGSGPAASDPGGLPEDTVLSVRGLRKDFTLHTVDGRVVEALHGVDVDVAAGEHVALAGTSGAGKSTLLRCVYRTYLSGGGGILFRTSRGTTVDLATLPDAEVADLRGREIGYVSQFLRPGPRRSVIDVVTASGIARGMDRPAARDAAAGALRGVGIAERLWDTHATVLSGGQKQRVNVAAGTVSPPRLLLLDEPVSALDPVNRAAVLATIARLGERGTAVLSVFHDLDAIERFATRVVVLGGGRVLASGPPQSILHDPNLPLEVAR
- a CDS encoding alpha-D-ribose 1-methylphosphonate 5-triphosphate diphosphatase, with product MSRYVFSHARAVLPDRVLDDALLVAEDGLITEVGPATPGQVPAEAVDLRGALLLPGIVDTHSDALEKEQRPRPTVRFPAAFAVASYEGRVRAAGVTTMFHAISYQTNEAKDRTIERSLGLGTAVRERAASGTALIDHRKLHRLDARDAAALDVLMDTLAEPAEAGDVPPLVSYEDHTPGQGQFSDLSVFRKVVAEQEKISEEAAGARIEQRIADRDRTIAQRERTLAFLGREAKAGRIRLLAHDVVSAAELAEVRESGAAVAEFPTTLEAARAAKAAGMPVVAGAPNVLRGGSHSGNVSAVDLVCAGLVDNLSSDYMPTTLLAAAYHLAHHGVLPLPAAVGLVTSGAARTAGLGDRGALVPGQRADLIAVTGDVHQQTVRFTLLAEESRAAERPPVTGYLTAAADAG
- a CDS encoding APC family permease, producing MATITNTSEGTPEQPALRRDMGRISLLFAGVGSIIGSGWLFGALNAAKIAGPASIFSWAIAAVMILLIGLCFAELGTMFPLSGGVVRFPHLSFGSFASYTMGWITWIAAATVAPIEVEGALQYATKWAHFTDFHEANGAYTLTAVGYVVAVIAMAFFVLLNYYGIRWFARVNNVLVWWKLLAIVLVIVAFFVTAFHGHNIGAKEFGGFTPGGAKGIFTAISTAGITFSFLGFRQGVELAGETDNPRRNVPFAVIGSVLLTGVIYILLEVAFLGAVPTGDLAHSHGWLNLTFANDFGPLAAISSAIGLGWLAYILYVDAVISPADTGLIYTTVTARISYAMARNRNAPAALAKTTSKGAPLVSLIVTFVLGLIVFLPFPSWQELVGFITSATVLSFGSGPLVLAVMRRQIPEHDRPYRIPGGDIIPFLALYSSNLIVYWAGWNTNYKLFATIGIGFVLLAVFQVLDKGQAPKMDWKAGATWVLPWLAGLVAISWLGDYDGGTGVIGFGWGFVANLVLTAIVYFLALRVPLSRERVLENIEEAKAEARQEEAALGEAP